In Tripterygium wilfordii isolate XIE 37 chromosome 15, ASM1340144v1, whole genome shotgun sequence, one DNA window encodes the following:
- the LOC120016808 gene encoding putative glucuronosyltransferase PGSIP8 gives MVWREKPRKSDGVLRLFTWVVLGLALLETTAYGGGRVKAEHKNAYASMMYMGTPRDYGFYVATRVMIRSLARLHVDADLVVIASVDVPLSWVRALEQEDGAKVVRVKSLNNPYKNQANFDRRFKLTLNKLYAWSLVDYDRVVMLDSDNLFLQKTDELFQCGQFCAAFINPCIFHTGLFVLKPSMDVFKDMLHQLEIGKENEDGADQGFIGAYFPDLLDQPMFHPPANGTKLDGTYRLPLGYQMDASYYYLRLRWSVPCGPNSVITFPGAPWLKPWYWWSWPVLPLGISWHEQRRQTLGYSAEMPMVVIQSVVYLGIIALTRVARPNLSKLCYRQSDKNINLVQAGVKVIAVWSIIAAYIVPIIVIPCTLHPILAWSIYFLGSFALCSIIVNAFLLPMLPVLVPWLGILGVLFAMAFPWYENGVVRALAVFGYAFCCAPVLWVSLVKIRDCLQVSLEREAFFPRLGESSPPSGFNKLY, from the exons ATGGTTTGGAGAGAAAAACCCAGAAAGTCTGATGGGGTTTTGAGGTTGTTTACGTGGGTGGTGTTGGGTTTGGCTCTTCTTGAAACGACGGCGTATGGAGGAGGGAGAGTGAAGGCGGAGCACAAGAACGCCTACGCCTCGATGATGTACATGGGGACGCCGAGGGACTATGGGTTCTACGTGGCTACACGTGTCATGATCAGATCGCTTGCTAGACTCCACGTGGACGCCGATCTCGTCGTCATTGCCTCCGTCGATGTACCTCTCTCTTGGGTTCGAGCTCT GGAACAAGAAGATGGAGCAAAGGTGGTTAGAGTGAAAAGTTTAAATAATCCGTACAAAAATCAGGCCAATTTTGACAGGAGATTCAAGTTGACTCTAAACAAACTCTATGCATGGAGTCTGGTGGATTATGACCGGGTAGTTATGCTTGATTCTGATAATCTCTTCCTCCAAAAAACTGATGAATTGTTCCAATGTGGACAGTTCTGTGCAGCTTTTATTAATCCTTGCATCTTCCACACTGGCCTCTTTGTGTTAAAG CCATCAATGGATGTTTTCAAGGATATGCTTCATCAGTTGGAAATTGGGAAGGAAAATGAGGATGGTGCGGACCAGGGTTTTATTGGTGCCTACTTTCCAGACTTGCTTGATCAGCCTATGTTCCATCCTCCTGCAAATGGCACCAAGCTTGATGGAACCTATCGACTTCCTTTGGGATACCAAATGGATGCCTCTTATTACT ATCTTAGACTCCGCTGGAGTGTACCCTGTGGACCAAATAGTGTGATTACTTTTCCTGGTGCACCTTGGTTGAAGCCGTGGTATTGGTGGTCATGGCCTGTTCTGCCTTTAGGCATTTCATGGCATGAACAACGTCGTCAAACTCTTGG GTATTCTGCAGAGATGCCCATGGTAGTTATACAATCTGTAGTTTACTTAGGAATAATAGCATTAACACGCGTAGCACGGCCTAATCTCTCCAAGCTATGTTATCGGCAGTCAGACAAGAACATCAACTTAGTACAAGCTGGCGTCAAAGTCATCGCAGTGTGGTCTATTATCGCTGCTTACATAGTCCCCATCATCGTCATTCCCTGCACACTTCATCCAATACTAGCATGGTCGATATACTTTTTAGGTTCTTTTGCTCTTTGCTCTATAATAGTTAATGCCTTCCTTTTGCCAATGCTACCTGTTTTGGTTCCATGGCTCGGGATATTGGGGGTGCTTTTTGCCATGGCATTTCCTTGGTACGAAAACGGGGTTGTGAGAGCCCTAGCAGTGTTTGGTTACGCCTTCTGTTGTGCACCAGTTTTGTGGGTATCATTGGTAAAGATCAGGGATTGCCTTCAGGTTTCACTTGAAAGGGAAGCTTTCTTCCCCAGATTGGGTGAATCTTCACCACCTTCTGGGTTCAACAAATTGTACTAA